A region from the Acyrthosiphon pisum isolate AL4f chromosome A1, pea_aphid_22Mar2018_4r6ur, whole genome shotgun sequence genome encodes:
- the LOC100161796 gene encoding dolichyl-diphosphooligosaccharide--protein glycosyltransferase subunit 2, with protein MKVVYLFFVVTSCLCLTSSLSVDTYLTSRDKDQLKSVLLSGLESENLSDVFYAVSGLQQLDQQIPGVQAICNKLVKLVGKSKSLDAVYFSTSAWNAIATCSGKLVVDESVQDVYTMLEKKDIRDVHMSDLYFGVSILSNLNLKPKDITKLINIIKRKMKPDDTITDFGYSIHLLASLGPEGRFAFNRLSDAIMQVDQVDRKFLQFEGGLSVTALVLTGVYKFCDAVQCNTSFPIQNDQALMFSNYFLSRKSVQTPKGAYFLLSALKTLSNNKYHLPIAATLVKPMGDLDDTQKILSVRFTNLLGEPLPTSLSVGVESAMLNNKVVMSKNKFRSTTDKTVYELDFNEPDLSIGIYSIVISATPLEKVKIPLLGNTAIPLEVKVSASSVNIVDFKVGTTDNDQQTGPSLQTLKYGEKLSTQLKADHMQRIIVRFAIKDYQVKKHVLVHQAFVRFTNIKTGSQSVFVAELDSQNSYKLDMDLGVKSVSFKHASGLYSIDLIIGDSLLKNPIVWHFSDIKLKFSEVESDASEPFADFYKPKKLISHTFREPEPRPPHIVSLLFTVLSLAPLLVLFVLWARLGVNIKNFPFNLSAIGFHSALASIFILFGMFWVYLDMFITLKYLFLLGISTFLFGNRLLSYIARRRNK; from the exons ATGAAAGTTG TATATTTGTTCTTCGTGGTCACCAGTTGTCTTTGCCTTACGTCAAGTTTATCTGTCGATACATACTTGACATCTAGGGACAAAGACCAACTAAAGAGTGTGCTGCTTTCGGGCTTAGAATCAGAAAATTTGTCTGATGTCTTCTATGCTGTGTCAGGATTGCAACAGCTTGATCAACAAATACCTGGTGTTCAA GCCATCTGTAATAAATTAGTGAAATTAGTTGGGAAATCAAAATCATTAGATGctgtatatttttcaacaagTGCATGGAATGCAATTGCCACATGTTCAGGAAAATTAGTTGTTGATGAATCAGTCCaa GATGTTTACACTATGTTAGAGAAGAAAGATATTAGAGATGTTCACATGTCTGATTTATACTTTGGAGTCAGTATTTTGAGTAACCTTAATCTTAAACCCAAGGATATTACTAaacttataaatatcataaaaaggAAAATGAAGCCTGATGATACTATTACTGA TTTTGGATATTCAATACACTTATTGGCAAGTCTTGGTCCAGAAGGACGTTTCGCTTTCAATCGTCTGTCTGATGCCATTATGCAAGTTGATCAGGTTGATCGTAAATTTTTACAATTCGAAGGAGGCTTGTCTGTCACTG cccTTGTGCTGACTGGAGTATACAAATTTTGTGATGCTGTGCAATGTAATACTTCATTCCCAATTCAAAATGATCAAGCTCTGATGTTTAGTAATTACTTTTTGTCTCGTAAATCTGTACAAACACCTAAGGGAGCATATTTCTTGCTTAGTGCTCTTAAAACATTATCCAATAACAAA taccATTTGCCAATTGCTGCTACATTAGTGAAACCAATGGGTGATCTAGATGATACACAAAAAATACTTTCTGTTCGTTTCACCAATTTGCTTGGAGAACCATTGCCAACATCTCTTTCGGTTGGTGTTGAATCAGCAATGTTAAATAACAAAGTTGTAATGTCTAAAAATAAGTTCAGATCAACTACTGACAA gaCTGTATATGAATTAGATTTTAATGAACCAGATTTGTCTATTGGAATCTATAGTATAGTGATTAGTGCTACACCATtagaaaaagttaaaattcCACTTTTGGGCAATACAGCGATTCCACTTGAGGTGAAAGTATCAGCTTCTTCAGTGAACATTGTTGATTTTAAAGTTGGGACTACTGATAATGATCAACAAACAGGCCCATCACTTCAAAC tttgaaaTATGGTGAAAAGTTGTCAACTCAATTGAAAGCTGACCACATGCAAAGAATTATAGTACGCTTTGCTATTAAAGATTATCAAGTTAAGAAACATGTACTAGTACACCAAGCATTTGTTAGGTTTACAAATATTAAGACTGGATCTCAAAGTGTATTTGTCGCTGAATTGGACTctcaaaatagttataaattagatatg gacttAGGCGTTAAATCAGTATCATTCAAACATGCGTCTGGTTTATATTCCATAGATTTAATTATTGGTGACTCTCTGTTAAAGAATCCTATTGTTTGGCATTTTAGTGACatcaaattgaaattttctGAAGTTGAATCAGATGCATCTGAACCTTTTGCAGATTTTTATaagccaaaaaaattaatatct caTACTTTTAGAGAACCTGAACCTAGACCGCCTCATATTGTATCTCTCCTTTTTACTGTTTTATCTCTTGCGCCGTTGTTGGTTCTTTTTGTTCTG TGGGCTCGCTTGggagttaatataaaaaactttcCATTCAATTTGAGTGCCATAGGATTTCATTCAGCATTAGCTA gcatatttatactatttggtATGTTTTGGGTATACCTAGATATGTTcataacattgaaatatttatttttattgggaATTTCAACATTCTTGTTTGGTAACCGATTACTGTCATACATTGCAAGAAGAAGAAACAAGTAA